A stretch of Actinomycetota bacterium DNA encodes these proteins:
- a CDS encoding mechanosensitive ion channel family protein yields the protein MYAQPFEQPLPTPSETVPLIVDRDVDTLRDALDVVRDTIEALVAAFLTRLPLVGVGLVLFVAGLLAARWFGRWTEQLLERTRADRVVVGLSGRIVRFLVVVVAALMALSVAGVRVGAVLATLGIAGLALAFALQNILENFVSGIILLVRKPFRAGDQIETGDFEGTVEEIDLRVTRLVAYDGVTVLIPNSDVFRNPLSNMTRRGSRRTTLTVGVDYRDDHDRARQVLMEAVTQAPGVLAEPMPEVLLTELGDFSVDFELRYWTLPDIRTVRRVQDRVLSDAKSALERAGLTIPWPIRTLMFDTPVELHHGDGGPGGSQRTRPPTGP from the coding sequence GTGTACGCCCAGCCGTTCGAGCAGCCGCTGCCGACCCCCTCCGAGACGGTCCCCCTGATCGTCGACCGGGACGTGGACACCCTCCGCGACGCCCTGGACGTGGTCCGCGACACCATCGAGGCGTTGGTCGCGGCGTTCCTCACCCGGCTGCCGCTGGTCGGTGTCGGGCTGGTCCTGTTCGTCGCCGGTCTGCTCGCGGCCCGCTGGTTCGGTCGGTGGACCGAGCAGCTCCTCGAACGCACCCGGGCCGACCGGGTCGTGGTGGGACTGTCGGGGCGGATCGTCCGGTTCCTGGTGGTCGTGGTCGCGGCTCTGATGGCGCTGTCCGTCGCCGGTGTGCGGGTGGGCGCGGTGCTGGCAACGCTGGGGATCGCCGGTCTCGCGCTGGCGTTCGCGCTGCAGAACATCCTCGAGAACTTCGTGTCGGGCATCATCCTGCTGGTCCGCAAACCGTTCCGTGCCGGCGACCAGATCGAGACCGGCGATTTCGAGGGCACCGTCGAGGAGATCGACCTGCGCGTCACCCGCCTGGTGGCCTACGACGGGGTCACGGTGCTGATCCCCAACAGCGACGTCTTCCGCAACCCGTTGAGCAACATGACCCGTCGCGGCTCGCGGCGCACGACCCTGACGGTTGGGGTCGACTACCGCGACGACCACGACCGTGCGCGGCAGGTCCTGATGGAGGCGGTGACGCAGGCGCCCGGTGTGTTGGCGGAACCGATGCCGGAGGTGCTGCTCACGGAGCTCGGCGACTTCAGCGTCGATTTCGAGTTGCGCTACTGGACGCTGCCCGACATCCGCACCGTCCGCCGGGTACAGGATCGGGTGCTGTCCGACGCGAAGTCCGCCCTGGAACGTGCCGGTCTGACCATCCCGTGGCCGATCCGGACGCTGATGTTCGACACGCCGGTCGAGCTGCACCACGGCGACGGGGGCCCGGGCGGGTCGCAGCGGACGCGGCCACCTACAGGCCCGTAA